A genomic segment from Osmerus mordax isolate fOsmMor3 chromosome 5, fOsmMor3.pri, whole genome shotgun sequence encodes:
- the cpeb3 gene encoding cytoplasmic polyadenylation element-binding protein 3 isoform X1, which produces MGDHEFALQLASPSSCNMPLSEFSSHYNRQASVYDILNNNSSLFFPVSAQQTMQDDLLMDKNKAQPNQQQDPTNVDPPSTPTPSSEPPSSEESPSTVTNQASQALNNKEKLPMESPILPGLSFHQPQETGGTLSPSFGSTWSTGTTNAVDDSFFQGIPSVNGTMLFQNFPHHVNPVFGGNFSPQVGLAQSSHQQQQAQQHQQPQQRRSPVSPNQGPFPQRSAYSHQTIMNSKGSSSPASSSAWNNHQNAAWSTASNPWSGLQAGRDPRRAVGVGVGVGVGVGVPSSLNPISPMKKPYSSNVIAPPKFPRAGPLTPKSWMEDNAFRTDNSNNLLPFQDRNRPFDAFSLHSLENSLMDMIRTDHDKGKPHPAGGPPMTIADIIWRNHFAGRMGLNFHHPGADHIMPLNTARSYGRRRGRSSLFPFEDGFLDDGHGDPSLTPGLNSPTRCQNGERMERYSRKVFVGGLPPDIDEDEITNSFRRYGHLVVDWPHKAESKSYFPPKGYAFLLFQEETSVQALIDACIEEDGKLYLCVSSPTIKDKPVQIRPWNLSDSDFVMDGSQPLDPRKTIFVGGVPRPLRAVELAMIMDRLYGGVCYAGIDTDPELKYPKGAGRVAFSNQQSYIAAISARFVQLQHNDIDKRVEVKPYVLDDQMCDECQGARCGGKFAPFFCANVTCLQYYCEYCWASIHSRAGREFHKPLVKEGGDRPRHVSFRWS; this is translated from the exons ATGGGTGATCACGAATTCGCTTTGCAATTGGCTAGCCCCAGCAGCTGTAACATGCCCCTTTCCGAGTTCTCCTCCCATTATAACAGGCAGGCGAGCGTATATGACATCCTAAATAATAACTCGTCTCTGTTTTTCCCCGTTTCAGCTCAGCAAACCATGCAGGATGATTTACTGATGGACAAAAACAAAGCCCAGCCTAACCAGCAACAAGATCCAACCAACGtagaccctccctccaccccgacCCCCTCATCTGAACCCCCTTCATCAGAGGAGAGTCCGTCGACTGTGACAAACCAAGCATCTCAAGCGCTGAACAATAAAGAGAAATTGCCGATGGAGTCGCCGATCCTGCCCGGTTTAAGTTTTCATCAGCCGCAGGAAACCGGTGGCACCCTGTCCCCTTCATTTGGAAGCACTTGGTCCACTGGAACCACGAACGCCGTGGACGATAGTTTTTTTCAAGGAATACCCTCGGTGAACGGAACGATGCTCTTCCAGAACTTCCCCCACCACGTCAATCCGGTATTTGGAGGAAATTTCTCACCTCAGGTTGGCTTGGCACAGTCTTCGCATCAACAGCAGCAAGCCCAGCAACACCAGCAGCCGCAGCAAAGAAGATCCCCTGTTAGTCCCAACCAAGGTCCATTTCCCCAGAGAAGCGCATATAGCCATCAGACCATCATGAATAGCAAGGGTTCATCTTCACCCGCATCATCATCAGCTTGGAATAATCACCAAAATGCCGCTTGGAGCACTGCCTCCAATCCATGGAGCGGActccaggcaggcagggacCCGCGGAGAGCTGTGGGCGTCGGGGTTGGCGTAGGGGTTGGTGTCGGAGTGCCGTCTTCCCTAAACCCCATCTCGCCCATGAAGAAGCCCTATTCTAGCAACGTTATAGCACCCCCAAAGTTCCCAAGAGCCGGTCCCCTCACCCCGAAATCCTGGATGGAAGACAACGCTTTTAGGACGGACAACAGCAACAATTTGCTGCCTTTTCAG GACCGGAATCGGCCCTTTGATGCGTTTAGCTTGCACTCTTTGGAGAATTCCTTAATGGATATGATAAGGACTGACCATGACAAAGGTAAACCCCACCCGGCCGGTGGCCCACCAATGACTATCGCTGATATTATATGGAGGAATCATTTTGCAG GGCGCATGGGCCTCAACTTTCACCACCCTGGAGCCGACCACATCATGCCATTGAACA CAGCCAGGAGTTATGGCCGCAGAAGAG GCCgctcatccctctttcccttcgAGGACGGTTTCCTCGACGATGGCCACGGGGATCCTTCGCTGACCCCCGGGCTGAACTCTCCGACGCGCTGTCAGAACGGCGAGAGGATGGAGCGCTACTCCAGGAAGGTGTTCGTCGGAGGCCTGCCCCCCGACATCGACGAAG ATGAGATCACCAACAGCTTCCGTCGCTATGGGCACCTGGTGGTGGATTGGCCCCACAAAGCGGAGAGCAAGTCATACTTTCCACCTAAAG GCTATGCCTTCCTGCTGTTCCAGGAGGAGACCTCGGTCCAGGCCCTGATAGACGCCTGCATCGAAGAAGACGGGAagctctacctgtgtgtgtcaagCCCCACCATCAAGGACAAGCCA GTCCAGATCCGCCCCTGGAACCTGAGTGACAGTGACTTTGTGATGGATGGCTCTCAGCCCCTGGACCCCCGCAAGACCATCTTTGTGGGGGGCGTGCCCCGGCCTCTGCGTGCAG TGGAGCTGGCCATGATCATGGACAGGCTGTATGGGGGCGTCTGCTATGCCGGCATCGACACTGACCCGGAGCTTAAGTACCCCAAGGGGGCGGGCCGTGTGGCTTTCTCCAATCAGCAGAGCTACATCGCTGCCATCAGCGCTCGATTCGTTCAGCTGCAGCACAACGACATTGACAAACGG gTGGAGGTGAAGCCGTACGTCCTGGATGACCAGATGTGTGACGAGTGCCAGGGGGCGCGGTGCGGAGGCAAGTTTGCCCCCTTCTTCTGTGCCAATGTCACTTGCCTGCAGTACTATTGTGAGTACTGCTGGGCCAGCATTCACTCCCGGGCTGGTCGAGAGTTCCACAAGCCACTGGTGAAGGAAGGGGGGGACCGCCCTCGACACGTGTCCTTCCGCTGGAGCTGA